In Oryza glaberrima chromosome 8, OglaRS2, whole genome shotgun sequence, the following are encoded in one genomic region:
- the LOC127781279 gene encoding NADH-ubiquinone oxidoreductase 20.9 kDa subunit, with translation MNTDITASVKPEYPVVDRNPPFTKVVGNFSALDYLRLSTISAVSVTVGYLSGIKPGIRGPSMVTGGLIGVMGGFMYAYQNSAGRLMGFFPNDSEVARYKYKL, from the exons ATGAACACCGACATCACCGCGTCGGTGAAGCCGGAGTACCCGGTGGTGGACCGGAACCCGCCCTTCACCAAGGTCGTCGGCAACTTCTCCGCGCTCGACTACCTCCGCCTCTCCACCATCTCCGCCGTCTCCGTCACCGTCGGCTACCTCTCCG GGATCAAGCCGGGGATCCGCGGGCCATCGATGGTGACGGGAGGGCTCATCGGGGTCATGGGAGGGTTCATGTACGCCTACCAGaactccgccggccgcctcatGGGCTTCTTCCCCAACGACTCCGAGGTCGCCCGCTACAAGTACAAGCTGTAG